Proteins from a single region of Methanocella sp.:
- a CDS encoding metallophosphoesterase, with the protein MKIAVLSDTHLRAKMPQELLDILAGADVVVHAGDFITTAVYEAVKAGSKRLIAIYGNSDDEELKKTLPESVTFDAEGVRIGVVHKGRYGTDVTNMRYLALEMGVKVLIYGHLHSPVIDQTDVLLLCPGSPIFPRMADPTIFMLNVDKGEVHVDVIKTNTGQMCKSIDFARSLGKE; encoded by the coding sequence ATGAAGATCGCCGTACTTTCCGATACCCACCTGCGGGCAAAAATGCCGCAGGAACTGCTGGACATCCTCGCGGGCGCCGACGTGGTGGTCCACGCGGGCGACTTTATCACTACGGCGGTGTACGAGGCGGTAAAAGCCGGGTCGAAGCGCCTGATCGCGATCTACGGCAACAGCGACGACGAGGAACTCAAAAAGACGCTGCCCGAGAGCGTGACGTTTGACGCCGAAGGCGTCCGCATCGGCGTAGTGCATAAAGGCCGCTATGGCACCGACGTGACCAACATGCGCTACCTGGCGCTGGAGATGGGCGTGAAAGTCCTTATCTATGGCCACCTCCATAGCCCGGTCATCGACCAGACCGATGTGCTTTTACTCTGCCCGGGGAGCCCTATTTTTCCCCGCATGGCCGACCCGACCATCTTCATGCTCAACGTCGATAAGGGCGAGGTCCATGTAGACGTTATCAAGACGAATACCGGGCAGATGTGTAAGTCGATCGACTTTGCCCGGTCGCTTGGGAAAGAATAG
- a CDS encoding ATP-dependent DNA helicase, whose translation MPPAYEKFFPKPSFYPNQKEAMDKIYDALLAGRLVLFEGACGTGKTLSALAPSLAIGREKNKKVIIATNVHQQMEQFIQEAREIKAIADIKVAVVKGKTHMCPLEKDYDECNLLRENTFELLELERDIGTLKQKDKEAAKKRNDQSFADLRHSIAGEIAAGQDRIALLKKRSCPYLMAVLKEDNVNFRDWLFKGVRSPEDITDEAMKKQQCGYELLKRYLKEAELIICNYHHLLDTDIRTRLLSWMGCTLSDVILIFDEAHNLEAQARSHSSTTLSENIVERALMEASSIKTPVKENVEYFLMLLHKTVQDAYQSKIGFGEAMSHAWFDVTIRDPRGTEDLVSEKLKSELKKRGIDIMSVLSDAIDIGLDIDESYKKDYKSGKSETRRTSSLLAVGIFMMTYLKNAGDVNYYPVLQVRRSRDGMIYGRLELFSCIPTDVTKPIMDGAYSLVLMSATLKPFDMVRSTLGIERDTTEISFGTTFPPERRRTLAVDVPPQFAKSRYLPDMVKTLTRLLEDVINGSDGNVLIFFPSASEASRYSKLLKVDAPIFVDVAGVSAQDTKNAFFRHGDEGGKAVLISYLWGTLTEGVDYKFDRCRTVVIVGIGFPSLNDRMTAVQNAYDTKFGVKKGWEYGVLFPTIRRIRQANGRVVRSPDDYGVRILADRRYTSESVKDMARYSIYMQFPEDERREFKDIKPEKVKFSMMNFFMDIKRMDEKPKKKKAKV comes from the coding sequence ATGCCGCCTGCCTACGAGAAATTTTTCCCGAAGCCTTCCTTCTACCCGAACCAGAAGGAGGCCATGGACAAGATATACGACGCCTTACTGGCGGGCAGGCTCGTGCTCTTCGAGGGAGCGTGCGGCACCGGCAAGACGCTGTCGGCGCTGGCCCCGTCCCTGGCCATCGGCCGGGAAAAAAATAAAAAGGTCATCATCGCCACAAATGTTCACCAGCAGATGGAGCAGTTCATCCAGGAGGCCCGCGAGATCAAGGCGATCGCCGATATCAAGGTGGCCGTGGTCAAGGGCAAGACGCATATGTGCCCCCTGGAAAAGGACTATGACGAATGCAATCTTTTAAGGGAGAACACGTTTGAACTCCTGGAACTGGAACGGGATATAGGCACGCTAAAGCAGAAGGATAAGGAAGCGGCTAAGAAGCGCAACGACCAGAGTTTCGCCGACCTCCGGCACAGCATCGCCGGCGAGATCGCGGCCGGGCAGGATAGGATCGCGCTCCTTAAGAAACGCTCGTGCCCCTACCTCATGGCGGTCCTGAAGGAAGATAACGTCAACTTTCGGGACTGGCTTTTCAAGGGCGTGCGCAGCCCCGAGGACATTACTGACGAGGCGATGAAAAAGCAGCAATGCGGCTACGAGCTCCTGAAGCGCTACCTGAAGGAGGCGGAACTCATCATTTGTAACTATCACCACCTCCTTGACACCGATATCCGGACCCGGCTTCTAAGCTGGATGGGCTGCACGCTGTCCGACGTCATCCTGATATTCGACGAGGCCCATAACCTGGAGGCACAGGCGCGGTCGCATTCGTCGACGACGCTTTCCGAGAATATCGTCGAGCGGGCGCTTATGGAGGCCTCTTCTATTAAAACTCCCGTAAAGGAGAACGTCGAATACTTCCTGATGCTGCTGCATAAGACAGTCCAGGACGCATACCAGTCGAAAATAGGCTTCGGCGAAGCTATGTCACATGCCTGGTTCGACGTCACGATCCGGGACCCCCGGGGCACGGAGGACCTGGTTTCCGAAAAATTAAAGAGCGAGCTGAAGAAGCGCGGCATCGACATCATGAGCGTGTTGAGCGATGCCATCGACATCGGGCTTGACATCGACGAATCCTATAAAAAGGATTATAAGAGCGGCAAGAGCGAGACCCGGAGGACCTCCTCGCTGCTGGCTGTAGGCATCTTCATGATGACTTACCTGAAGAACGCGGGCGACGTGAACTACTATCCCGTGCTGCAGGTGCGCCGGAGCCGGGACGGCATGATCTACGGGCGCCTCGAGCTTTTCAGCTGTATTCCTACGGACGTGACCAAACCCATCATGGACGGGGCTTATTCTCTCGTGCTAATGTCCGCGACGCTGAAGCCTTTCGACATGGTGCGCTCGACGCTGGGCATCGAGCGGGATACGACCGAGATCAGCTTTGGCACGACGTTCCCGCCGGAGCGCCGGCGGACGCTCGCGGTGGACGTGCCGCCGCAGTTCGCCAAGAGCCGCTACCTGCCGGACATGGTGAAGACGCTTACGCGGCTGCTGGAGGATGTCATCAACGGCTCCGACGGCAATGTGCTCATCTTTTTCCCGAGCGCCTCCGAAGCATCGCGGTATAGCAAGCTATTGAAGGTGGACGCGCCAATATTCGTCGACGTCGCGGGCGTCTCGGCGCAGGATACGAAGAACGCGTTCTTCCGGCACGGCGACGAGGGCGGCAAGGCCGTGCTCATCTCGTACTTGTGGGGCACGCTGACGGAGGGCGTGGACTATAAGTTCGACAGGTGCCGCACCGTGGTCATCGTTGGCATCGGGTTCCCGTCGCTTAATGACCGGATGACCGCCGTGCAGAACGCCTATGACACGAAGTTTGGCGTGAAGAAGGGCTGGGAGTACGGCGTGTTGTTCCCGACCATAAGGCGTATCCGGCAGGCGAACGGGCGCGTCGTGCGTTCCCCCGACGACTATGGCGTGCGCATCCTGGCTGACCGCCGGTACACGTCCGAGTCAGTCAAGGACATGGCCCGGTATTCGATCTACATGCAGTTCCCCGAGGACGAGAGAAGGGAGTTCAAGGACATCAAACCCGAGAAAGTCAAGTTCTCTATGATGAACTTCTTTATGGATATCAAGCGGATGGACGAGAAGCCAAAAAAGAAAAAGGCAAAAGTATAG
- a CDS encoding MIP/aquaporin family protein, giving the protein MTEYSLFKRSIAELIGTFVLVFFGTGIVVETVLLLQGTPALPGNTYNVGIDIVAWFVLSLAFGVPIMIMVYVFGGISGTNINPAISIALWATKNLPTMDAIVYIVAQLIGAVLGSLAVVAIWGTRAVTTGLGATTMFPGVSYWQAIAAETICTFLLVIAVFAMAVNKKAPGGWAGLVIGSAATLGLLLEGNVTGGSLNPARTFGPYLVQWLMGGANNWWQFPIYVIGPILGGLIAAFLYTYLAELKAQKA; this is encoded by the coding sequence ATGACAGAATATAGCCTTTTTAAACGTTCGATCGCCGAGCTTATCGGCACCTTCGTACTGGTATTCTTCGGCACGGGCATCGTCGTGGAAACGGTCCTTCTTCTGCAGGGAACGCCCGCCTTGCCCGGTAATACCTATAATGTCGGCATCGACATCGTAGCGTGGTTCGTCCTGAGCCTCGCGTTCGGTGTACCCATCATGATCATGGTCTACGTCTTCGGCGGAATATCGGGGACGAATATCAACCCGGCAATCAGCATCGCCCTCTGGGCGACGAAAAACCTGCCCACGATGGACGCGATCGTCTATATCGTCGCCCAATTGATCGGTGCTGTGCTGGGCTCCCTGGCCGTCGTCGCCATCTGGGGCACGCGTGCCGTGACCACCGGCCTGGGCGCCACGACCATGTTCCCCGGCGTCTCCTACTGGCAGGCCATCGCGGCCGAGACTATCTGCACGTTCCTGCTCGTGATCGCCGTCTTTGCCATGGCCGTGAACAAAAAAGCGCCAGGCGGCTGGGCGGGCCTCGTGATCGGCTCCGCCGCGACCCTTGGACTGCTCCTCGAAGGGAACGTCACCGGCGGCTCGCTTAACCCGGCCCGCACGTTTGGCCCGTACCTGGTCCAGTGGCTGATGGGGGGCGCGAACAACTGGTGGCAGTTCCCGATCTACGTGATCGGGCCCATCCTGGGCGGATTGATCGCGGCGTTCCTGTATACATATTTAGCGGAACTGAAGGCCCAAAAAGCCTGA
- a CDS encoding 30S ribosomal protein S3ae, giving the protein MARKATKKVDAFRAKNWYQVLAPAEFNRANIGETLADESQKIIGRIMESTLGDITGDWAKQNTKMIFRIEEIGGNSAYTSFVGHEMTKDYMRSLVKRRTSKIGTNLVVTTKDGYKLRLKPLVFTVKRARTSQIESIRKVMTDVVANRGKELTFNELVADTVNGKVAAEIYKATKNIYPLRRAEVAKSEVVFRPAVASAVATAPAAEPAPAPAAEAAPAPAPEEKPKE; this is encoded by the coding sequence ATGGCGAGAAAAGCGACAAAGAAGGTCGACGCGTTCCGGGCCAAGAACTGGTACCAGGTGCTCGCGCCGGCAGAGTTCAACAGGGCCAACATCGGCGAGACGCTCGCGGACGAGTCCCAGAAAATAATCGGTAGAATAATGGAGTCCACGCTCGGCGACATCACCGGCGACTGGGCCAAGCAGAACACCAAGATGATCTTCAGGATCGAGGAGATCGGCGGCAACAGCGCCTACACGTCCTTTGTCGGCCACGAGATGACCAAGGACTACATGCGCTCGCTGGTAAAGCGCCGCACGTCCAAGATCGGCACGAACCTCGTCGTCACGACCAAAGACGGCTACAAGCTGCGCTTAAAGCCCCTGGTCTTCACGGTCAAGAGGGCCCGGACCTCCCAGATCGAGAGCATCCGCAAGGTCATGACCGACGTCGTCGCGAACCGTGGCAAGGAGCTTACCTTTAACGAGCTCGTCGCGGACACCGTGAACGGTAAGGTCGCGGCGGAGATCTACAAGGCGACGAAGAACATCTACCCGCTTCGCAGGGCAGAGGTCGCCAAGTCTGAGGTCGTCTTCAGGCCCGCGGTCGCTTCCGCGGTGGCAACGGCGCCCGCAGCAGAGCCGGCTCCGGCTCCGGCGGCAGAGGCGGCACCGGCACCGGCGCCTGAGGAAAAGCCCAAAGAGTAA